One Psilocybe cubensis strain MGC-MH-2018 chromosome 9, whole genome shotgun sequence genomic window, TATGCAAACAAGTGATGAACGGACTTGGCTCGAATCATTACGTCAGTGCTGAGCTCTTGGAACGTAATGCGTAACCCAATGGGATCAACAAAAGGCGTAAAGGATAACGTAACAGTCCTGAGGTTGTGCGCCTCCGTTGTATAAACAAATGCCAGTATAGACAGGCGCATCAAAAGGTCTCGGTCACTAAGCACTATATATTTGATTTATTGAGTCTGGGCACGATAAGTGGAAATTTTACAATCAGATCCTAGTAATGACTACAAGCAGTTTCACTGTAAAAGAGTTTGAATTCCATATTTGATATCAATCAAAGAACATTCCTCCATTGATAGAAACCTATGTGCGAAACAATTCAAACAAATCAGTAATGACAAGCAAGGACCGTACAGCCACGAAACGTAATAAAGACTGCAGACAACTCACACTTTGACCTTCAAATGACGTAAGAAGACAAGTCAACTTGCTGATATCGGTCAGTGCCGCGACACTGATGCACGCACCTGTAATCATCGCCGCTTCTTTGGAAGCCAAGTAGGAAACTAGACCGGCAATGTCTTCCGGCACGGAGTCGCGGTCAAGGAGCCGTGTCATTGTCCTCTAATAGTGAGTTGAGGTATTGTCTTTGATCCTACATGAGATGTCAACAAGTAACTCACAACAGAGgaaggtttttctttttgagaATCGTGCACGAAAGCCTCACGTAACTCCTTTACTAAGTAAAAATATCATAAGCCTCAGGTATGCATAGTGAAAAAATCAAAGGTCACATAGGTTGGTGTCGACAGCCCCTTTTGTGCTTCAGTCCCTACTGTTCATCACAAGGGAATATTAACAGACCTGGGGCGTACGCGTTGACAGTAATGTTATATTTTGCCAATTCAATAGCTGTATCGAATATAAAAGTAAACTGAAGTCAGAACCTATGACTGCGAAGAGCACCTCAGCAAAGACGGACCAGCAGATTGAGTTAAACCTCGGACTGCGAACTTGCTAGCACTATACGCACTTAACATAGAAAGGCCTAAGAAACATAAGATATCATTTGTATCTGATTTCCCAGATCCTAGGACGTATAGAATACCTTGCTTCGATGCGACAGAAGCAGCGCCAATAATTCTTCCACCACGGCCTTGCCTGATCATTTGCATTGCTGCATATTTGTAGCAAAAGAAGGTTCCTTCGACATTGATGCCAAATAGACTCTCAAAATCCTGCTTAGTTGCTACAAGACGGCCGAACAGTTTATTTAAAAACCAGAAGCTAATATAGTATTAGGTACTTACTCTCCAAGAACGGCTTTGTAATGCATATTCCAGCATTGGAGACCATCTATGATTGGGGGGTATCGTTTGTAAGAAAGTAGTTGACAGGAAGTTCGACGCACCACATCAAGCCCTCCCATAAGTCTAACAACGGCATCTACCATCCTCTCTACATCATCTTCTACTGAGACGTCAGCAAAGAACATCTCTGCATCAGATCCGTTGGTTGTGATCTCTTTAGCCACTGCCTCTAGCTCATTCTTTGCAGATATGAGGTCATTGATAGCAACTCTGAATCCATCTTTTGCAAGCCGAATTGCAATAGCGCGTCCAATGCCTCGGGAGGCTCCCGTAATCAGTGCAACTCCAGACATTATGTGGTTATGTGTTATGTGTTATGTGTTATGTGTTATGTGTCGTAAGAGACCAGAGGGCAGGTTCTGCGGAAGAACATTGTCTTTCCCTTTTATTTAACTTCAGGGAGGGCTATTTGCCAGCCGGTTATCTACCATCAAAGAAGAGTTGTCGGTTCCCAGCCGGTTTGACCTGATGACTTTGATAAACATAGTGTATATAGCTTCACGATAAATTGGTCGTATTTCAGAACATGGTCATCAGCCAAAGCTTTGCATTTCGTTCAACCTGAAAAGGAGGTTCATACATTCCGCCATCGTGCAAAGATGTAGATATATTCCCCTGCCTAACGTCTTGACTTGTCGCAGGGACTATTTAATAAAAGTCACGTCCGCCATTGATGTTGAGCTACACACGCATACGCCCAGTGAGTATAACGGAAGACCTTTgtgccaaaaaaaataatcTCACAGTTTGTCCTTCAGGATCCCATGAATAAGGAGTCGTGCATCAGTAACGCACCGGTGGCTATATTCTCAGCGGAATGATTCTCACCATTAACAAAATGAGATTCCTTAGAGGCAAGGTAGGACACGAGACCAGCGACATCTTCCGGCTTTCCGATATACCCGACTGGAATACGGGCGGCTTCCTATATACACTTGTCAATTTTATCAGTTAAAGAAAAGGCCAAAATACTAACAGCTGCAAATACGGCATCCTTGCCGCCCAACGAGTCTCCCACTCCATTTACTAAAAGCATGCTTTTATTAGCACAGCTATCATAAAATAAACGTTTCTTTGAGCTTACACATGGGGGTTACAATGGGTCCTGATATATAATGTGTTAAAAACAAAAAGTGGAATCGCAGAAATATATATGTTGTTACCTGGAGCATAAGCATTAACCGTGATGCCATATTGACCCAGTTCACCGGCTGGCAACAATATAATGACATTATGTCAGATGGAGGCAGCAAATATAGAAGCTAGACAGACCGGCAGCCTGAGTTAATCCACGAAGTGCAAACTTTGTGGAACTGTAAGCGGACAGCATGGGCGAAGCTTTGattaaaatcaaatcagtATTCTGATAAACTCTGATAATGGGGGATGGTTTGTATTATACCTTGCATTCCAGCTCCCGAACAGGCTCCGATAATTCTTCCCCCACGTCCTTGTTTAATCATAACCTTTGCAGCGTACTGGTAGGCGAAAAATGCCGCTCTGGTGTTGATGGCAAAAATACGGTCCCAATCTTCCGTTGTGACTACAAAATTTGACCGTTATATTAGGCTTGGGTCAATGGCTCTACCTTGATACAAATGATATCATACCCTCCAAAAATGGCTTGACAATACATATGCCAGCATTAGCTACCATCTAAAGAGGGTCACAATTATCAACACACGATCTCAACCAGGAGCGCTACCGATGAAAATAGGTTTGACACATACAACATCTAGACCGCCTAGATTCTCCACAACAGCGTCGATGGCAGCgttgatttctttttgaaTGGTAACATCGGCAATATGAATGTAGGTCTTCGCCTGTGATTTGGTATTGGCCTTGATTAACTCCGATACTTCATTCAGTTCTGATTCAAATTTAGGTATATCGTTCAGAGCAACATCATAGCCATCCTCTGCCAGGCGCAAGGCTATGGCGCGACCTATCCCCTGAGCGGACCCTGTAATGAATGCGATTCTGCGAGCGGGAGTGGGTGAGGCCATAAGTAGAGTAGGTTTGATAAGTATTCTGTGAACAGTGAAGATGGGACTAGTGAAGATAACAAAAACGCACTTCCAAAAGCCTATTTTATACACAAAAGGTTTTTTCAGGGACGTAAAAATGTCGCATTGATCATATGATGAATAACTAGCCTGAGGAGGTAGCGTAAAGGTGTTCAGCCATCAGTAGCAATGAGCATTGACAGGTTGGTTTGTTCATGAAATATAAGGCGGAACAGCATATACGGCCTTCGAAAGCTGCATTGATTCTTTCTGAGTATGCCGCCCTACTAGTCTTAATACCCTGCCAAGGACAAATGCTGTGTAGAGCGCGTCCCCAGCCCCTGACCCTCTCGTTCTATTATTCCCTGCACGTGATTGAAAACACACGCGCGTCGCACATGGCAAATGCGAAAGCGAGCGCGCATATGGTCAAACACATACATGAGCTTTGTGGATACCCATGGGTGGCAGATTAATGAACAGAGGTGTgaaaaaaaatcgaaaacGTTGAACTTGAAAGAACTGGAATCAATTTCCTGTAGCCTGACTGTCAAAAGACCGTGCAGGCCGCAAGAAGTCCGGAAAGAACTCCAAGCATCCATCCGACCACCAGGCATGACTGCCACAGCCTGTCAGCGATTAGATATTAAGTCAGTAAATCAAGATTACAGCCATGTGTCCTTGATCCTTCAAGATTATAAGCCAAAAGCGTTGAGAAGCCTTATGTTTACGATGTCTTGCATCCAACTAAGACCAAATTAAAATGGAAAGCTCTACTGTCAGAAGTTTACCAATGCATTTCATATCAAGCATGCAGGAAACTGACCTACATGACCCATTAAAAACATGCAGATCTGATGCGAAGTACATAAAGTTGCGCCAATTGCGGAGCAGGCAGGCAACTTTCGTAAACACAATCACCTCGAAACCCGCAATAagatttttcaaaaaatcgtTGTAAATGCAAAAAACGAGGTCGCTTTTGGACTTGTGAGTTGCGATCCAGGGATTTGTATCAATTGATCCGCATAGCAACCGATTTCAATTGCAGCCGTTGACACCGGGTGCGAGGAAAGGAACTTCGAGAATCTCAAAAATTGCAAGCTGAGTTCACGCACTCAATTTGACTCTCCACAAGCTTGCTATAACTGATATTCAATATACTGAAATTTTTATACTAGAAGTAACATTTACATAATGTGTAAGTCGCTGGTATAGCAATCTTGGCCCGAACAAAACCTCAACTCGTTTCATCGACCAAGCAGTGCATTTATTATTGTGGATATTGAACTGTGAGTCATGATGCTACCTTCACTACCTCTGAGATATAAGCGATGTGGTACTCTCACACAGATGCTGTACAGCCCTATTGTAGGACAAGCTCGCCCTCTAGATTTAAGCCGTAGCTTGTCCGATTATCAATTGAAACTACCCTTCCTTTCTATTCCTTTCTCATTTTTACTATGCCACCTCATACCTATTCGCAACAGCAGCCAGACCATTTACGAACAAGCTATCCCGAGAGATATATATTCTTAGTATTATTTGTAATCATGGTCATATGTATCTTCAAGGTACTGCAAGGTTACCGACCAAAAGATAGATATTATTCAGGTACGGTTACAATTCAAAGTGACTATGTTTCTGCATTTTATCCTTGAATAACTTGACACTTTATACCAATATCAGACCTTGACGAACTCAATCCTGAAGCGGTGGTTGACACTGACACAAGACGACAGCCACTTGCGATTGATAGTCGGGCGGTGTATTGGGAAGATGCCGCAGGTCAGTCGATGGGGACCAGTCCTGGCGGTACCTATCATATCCATGGCCGTTCGCCTGACGATGTATACGACACCGCGTTCGCGAGCCTTGTCTCTCTTCAAGGCGAGCACTCCCCTATCTCTCCAATACCCGAGCATAGAATGTCGACTATTCTGAGAGTCCAGCGTCTGGTAGCCAAGCTAACAACGGCTTCCTACTCAGCTCAAATTGACCCAGAAGATAGGCGGCTTCACCGTCAGGTGTCCCATCTACGGAGAGAAATAGCAAACATTGTCTTAAGCAACTCTAGTGGTGTGAATTCTCTTTCGCCCCTTCCACTACCTGAGAGTGTCATATTGGAACCACCTCCGCCATATTCCGATGCTGTTCACAACAGCGACGACAGAACTGCTGTTTTTTAGATGAAATTTCCTCTACTTCAACCCCATTTTCTTCGAATCTTAGTGCAAATAATATGTAACATAGGCGTACACGCTCATAGATTCTTTCAGTGACACCTTTTTACCAGTGTCTCGATAATTTATTTTCTGGTACATCTGATAAAAAACCAAGTAATGTAGCTACAACATAGAACACCAGACAAAAATTCCGCAGCAGAGTTATGTGCTTATAATCCTAACAATGTAATCATCCCTCATCCTACAAAGAACCTGGTGTGATAGGACCAGTACTTGCATTGCACGTGTTCACGAATTGAAGTTGCAGGGATTCAATGTCATCAGACTGCGGAGCCTTTTTAAATACTTCTGTAAAA contains:
- a CDS encoding Short-chain dehydrogenase, which translates into the protein MASPTPARRIAFITGSAQGIGRAIALRLAEDGYDVALNDIPKFESELNEVSELIKANTKSQAKTYIHIADVTIQKEINAAIDAVVENLGGLDVMVANAGICIVKPFLEVTTEDWDRIFAINTRAAFFAYQYAAKVMIKQGRGGRIIGACSGAGMQASPMLSAYSSTKFALRGLTQAAAGELGQYGITVNAYAPGPIVTPMLNGVGDSLGGKDAVFAAEAARIPVGYIGKPEDVAGLVSYLASKESHFVNGENHSAENIATGALLMHDSLFMGS
- a CDS encoding Short-chain dehydrogenase, with amino-acid sequence MSGVALITGASRGIGRAIAIRLAKDGFRVAINDLISAKNELEAVAKEITTNGSDAEMFFADVSVEDDVERMVDAVVRLMGGLDVMVSNAGICITKPFLETTKQDFESLFGINVEGTFFCYKYAAMQMIRQGRGGRIIGAASVASKQGLSMLSAYSASKFAVRGLTQSAAIELAKYNITVNAYAPGAVDTNLLKELREAFVHDSQKEKPSSVRTMTRLLDRDSVPEDIAGLVSYLASKEAAMITGACISVAALTDISKLTCLLTSFEGQNIPFAPTKAPMPEIAIVTGASRGIGRAIAVRLAKDGYHVAVNDLPSSKDELEKLQDEITSSGGTALTFYADVSVEEQVEKMVTDVVQALGGLDVMVANAGICITKPFLKTTKEDLDHILSVNIKGTFFSYKHAAIQMIKQGRGGRIIGAASIASKQGMSMLGAYSSTKFAIRGMTQSAAIELAQHNIRVNAYAPGGVTTDLLKGVYDAVATEQKQENSASVSTLAPVINRDSAPEEIAGLVSYLVSKDAAMITGQSVSINGGSFFD